Proteins co-encoded in one Candidatus Brocadia sp. genomic window:
- a CDS encoding endonuclease III has translation MFDIDAILKIIEQENRRFIEPVVTTISRELTPFHVLISCLLSLRTKDQTTREASMRLFAAADNPGDMIKIPTKKLEKLIYPVGFYRIKAKKIKEICKVLIERYDGKVPDEIDELLKLNGIGRKTANLVVTLGYQKPGICVDTHVHRITNRWGYIKTKNPHETEFALREKLPRKYWLTINDLLVTFGQNICVPISPKCSICPINIYCKKVGVTRHR, from the coding sequence TTGTTTGATATTGATGCTATACTAAAGATTATTGAGCAAGAAAACAGGCGGTTTATTGAACCCGTCGTTACAACGATTTCCAGGGAACTGACGCCGTTCCATGTCCTCATTTCCTGTCTCTTAAGCCTAAGGACAAAGGATCAGACCACCCGTGAGGCTTCGATGCGGCTCTTTGCCGCGGCCGACAACCCGGGAGATATGATAAAGATTCCTACCAAGAAGTTAGAAAAACTCATCTATCCTGTGGGGTTCTACCGGATAAAGGCAAAGAAGATCAAGGAGATTTGTAAGGTATTAATTGAAAGATATGATGGAAAGGTGCCGGACGAAATCGATGAATTATTGAAACTCAATGGTATTGGCCGTAAGACGGCAAATTTAGTGGTAACTCTGGGGTATCAAAAGCCCGGCATCTGTGTTGATACCCACGTTCATCGGATTACCAATCGATGGGGATATATTAAAACGAAGAATCCACACGAAACCGAATTTGCCCTCCGTGAAAAACTCCCCAGAAAATACTGGCTTACCATCAATGACCTCCTCGTTACCTTCGGTCAAAATATCTGCGTCCCTATCTCGCCAAAATGTAGTATCTGCCCGATCAATATCTATTGCAAAAAGGTGGGAGTAACAAGACATCGATAA